A stretch of Xenopus laevis strain J_2021 chromosome 8S, Xenopus_laevis_v10.1, whole genome shotgun sequence DNA encodes these proteins:
- the lin52.S gene encoding protein lin-52 homolog isoform X2 gives MENADLETSLLSFEKLDRASPDLWPEQLPGVAEFAASLKSPIKSTPHKWMAELENDDIDMLKELGSLTTANLMEKVRGLQNLAYQLGLDESREMTRGKFLNILEKPKK, from the exons ATGGAAA ATGCAGATCTGGAGACCTCATTACTGAGCTTTGAGAAACTGGATCGAGCATCACCAGACTTGTGGCCTGAACAGC TCCCAGGAGTTGCAGAGTTTGCCGCTTCTTTGAAAAGT CCAATCAAAAGCACACCTCATAAATGGATGGCAGAACTTGAGAATGATGACATAGACATGCTGAAAG AGTTGGGAAGCCTTACCACAGCCAACTTGATGGAGAAGGTGCGGGGCTTGCAGAACCTTGCCTATCAGTTGGGACTGGATGAAT caagGGAAATGACACGAGGAAAGTTCCTAAATATCTTGGAGAAACCAAAGAAATAG
- the lin52.S gene encoding protein lin-52 homolog isoform X1 — protein sequence MAAVTDDADLETSLLSFEKLDRASPDLWPEQLPGVAEFAASLKSPIKSTPHKWMAELENDDIDMLKELGSLTTANLMEKVRGLQNLAYQLGLDESREMTRGKFLNILEKPKK from the exons ATGGCGGCAGTTACGGATG ATGCAGATCTGGAGACCTCATTACTGAGCTTTGAGAAACTGGATCGAGCATCACCAGACTTGTGGCCTGAACAGC TCCCAGGAGTTGCAGAGTTTGCCGCTTCTTTGAAAAGT CCAATCAAAAGCACACCTCATAAATGGATGGCAGAACTTGAGAATGATGACATAGACATGCTGAAAG AGTTGGGAAGCCTTACCACAGCCAACTTGATGGAGAAGGTGCGGGGCTTGCAGAACCTTGCCTATCAGTTGGGACTGGATGAAT caagGGAAATGACACGAGGAAAGTTCCTAAATATCTTGGAGAAACCAAAGAAATAG